The genomic interval ACGacgttttaaataagtaagcATTTTCCGGAAAATCTGGGACACAGGTTATCACAGTTACTCCGGGGGGGCTCATCAGCTGTGTGTGTGCTCAATGACAGGGTGTCCACGATCATGTCCTAAAGATAGGAAAAATTAGAGAATGAAATTTTGTGTCTCTTGTCCAAATTGTCTTGGAAATATTTTCAGCTGTAAAAtttaacgttaaaattaaataacagttGTATTTAAGAAGttatgcaaattaaaaaaacgcCTATTGTTCGGTCGGTACGCCTTGCATAGcaaaatataatgtagttACTATGTGTTCAAAGCgggaaagttttaaaaaagactAACTACCACATAATAAAGActcaacaattatttttcgtgaaatatcatttaaatatctCTTATTTAAAATGGAACAAAGATACTCGCGATGAACACATGTCATTCTATACATTTACACAACAGCGCACGTAAATCATTTTTTGGACggcgaaataaaaacaatggtCACCCCAAAACAAGTGTGACATAGGATTAAACGAGCACACATTACGGGTATTACAAGGGTGTCCAGCTAATAATACGGACACCATTTGGGATTTCATGAAAGACCATTTGGAAGTCCGGAGCCCGTACCCTGACAATAACCCGACCAAATAAGGTTGCCTTGATTAAAACAACACAATTTTGTGATATTGCCACACATTTGTAAAAATGCAACTGGCTTTTTAGACCTCGAGGTAggcgtataaaaaaaaagtgtaatgAATTCGAGTCCAAAGGGAACAATTTGTCCGATTTTTTTCTGTTggtttagaaattaaattgcagttttgaatttaattagttaaattgattttttttttcgtaattaGATACAAACGATTTACAAGCTGGCGCTCAGACGTTGGCTATGTGTCTTCATATACTGacgtggatgtcgtaagatCCAACTAAGGGATAACAACAGCCTTGATAGATAATAGACAATAACTGCATTCCCAGAGGAAGTTGACATCAAGCAAGCAACGgctggtcgtaaaatcacaacctaatcttcaaagtttattttttcagagcCACAATCGTGAATGAAATCAGATCAATTGACATTACAAACCCAAGTGAATTAGACAAACCATAGACGAGCAATTAAAAACGCAGcatttcattgtaatttaaatctatttactttttcaagataaatatataaaatatcaaaaaaaaaaaatacgaacgaaaaaaatattctgctctaaaaaaattataaaacaaaccgTGCACTgcccgggaatcgaacccgggtcgCAAGAATGGGAATCTTGCATGATACCACTACACCAGCAGTGCTCGCCAAACTGGGATGAAAATTGATATCGCTTACTTATCTGTGACGTCATATAACTGTCGAGAGCGCACGGGTAGCTGGAataatgatttcaaaaatgaattaaaaatgtaatccTTTCGATCTAAAATCCTCTAGGTTCGTATCCTCGTGCCATATgctataccaatctgactcatataaaGTACTCGTACCTACCTAGTTTTCATAGAACAAAACATCGTGTGGAAACcactgcacactggttgacagtttagttagGGTTTACCTAGGGTGTATGCGACtgcctgccactagatggagaTAAGttatcgtaaaagtcatgtcagatgcctttaggcgacttgaataaaatctgacaccagtgttagcaataccacactcgatatgataaGGATGATGATCTAAAATCgaattttatcatttagtaattaattgttaAGTATGACTGTACCTAAGTTAGGTACTTAACATGAAATAATTACACATAACTAGCAACCCGTCCCTTCTTCgcacgggtaaaaccataataaattaaacctaaTCCTTCCTCACACTATCTAAGTAAGTATTGGTGAAAACGAAAGGTGAATaccgtacaaaaatcagttcgatagtttttgagtttatcgcgttcatacagaaaGACAAACGCGACAGGGTGGAGGATAATGgaaaaaaaacgtaaaagatgtaaatgaaaaaaatatatatgtttatttatttattagagaaCAACAGCCGCACAATTTTTTCTTCTGTTTGTCCGAATGGTTAGCTAGGAGAGAATCCTTTTTTAGATTTAAGATATTATTCTCATTCAGAATTACAAATTCACTTCACAtgataaaaacacaaattggtgaatttcacgactgtttgtattgaatttcacgacggcgtgtagcgttccattagtgtcgcatatttttttaaataaagaatcattttttttttaatttaacatttataaaattaacattgtacctatgtaccagtactttatttatttatcaaataggataattaaattgattactgtgtatggtataAACACCAATGATAGCCaacggcggcgttcaaaacgctcgtgaaattcacccaaatagatctaaataacaacaatttatcaatttccGGGTATGCGCGTACTGATTTGCGCatcttaaataaatgttcGGTGCGGTTACCCTCACTTTtaacatatttgtttatagaGTAGTAGGTATGTTTTCACTTTGaacaataaagtatattaaataaacagttacaaaatataataatgacaaaaaaaaaactaatatgcACAATTTTTTAACAAGCGACGTCGTTCAGGTTAtacaagtaggtaggtactatctgcgcctcggggcttcgctcccgtgggaatttcgggataaaacgttcaggttatattctaggtacccgtgtaacaaatttcataaggCAGGGTCGCtagtaacttaaaaataaaaagatacaaaaaagtaagtacttacacaAGTCCCATAGTATCGATATAGATCTATTCACGCTCCAATAACTTTAAAGCTAAGTAGGCAGCTAAGTTTGTTTACAACTTAAATCAACTTCTCTGAACTACTTTGAAAGGGTTCTCGATACAAAACTTGTCGATAAAATCAACGGAACACATTGAAACTATGAATTAAAGTGATTTCGAAggaaatttatgtaaaaaattacttgaaatAGCTTCTATCGTGCGGAAATATACCATTCTGCGCACTATTTCACATAGTGGTATTTATCACATCGCCTAATAGTATTACAGCACCTGTCAATACTTTCAAAAGTCTACATTAAATAGACCACTCAAgatactttacttttttatgccTGAATATCTCCTGATATATAATATCCGAAAGGAAAATTGTAGCTCTCTCACAAATTCCACTTGTTTGAtttcggctgtgacgccccaaagaGTCCGAGTaacataaacttttaattttgattttggacTTTAAACACCAAATatctaaaatgaaaaacataattttcgcTGATTTTGGCTTGTATCTGCGCGAGTTCTTACGATTTCGCCGAGTATATATAGCTTTGGTaatcatcatttaatttagaatatgacgtgaaaaagtgcctgtgaaggcctaatttctgaataaatgatttgattttgatataaaagtaAGGTTATAGTGCCCCGTCCTCGCACGTAATTGTACATCATGACTGATGCTCCACAGTCTGTGCGTCTCGCCTTCTCGTATACAAATGAGTGCTTGCTCGCAGCCCTATGACTTATATCACAGTATTGGAGAGGAGGTGAATAAAGGCATACACAACAAAGGTTATAAACGTATGTACATCGTCGTCGTGCAAAACACAACACACGCAGATATAAAAAGAACATTACCATGATAACACAAGGTCGTTCATCAAAAACTTTACATGTTTACTCCGTACGGAACACAGAATAAGAATGGTGTCGAAACAGAGTCGGATTTAGTCACTTGAGGGCGCAAATGCGATGGGACCCTCTAGCCCGTAACGTAAAGACCTaagaataaacttttattataattaaatagatatttattaacgTACGTAGGATTTCTAGTATCAATTTTTTGCTACAAGATTCGTTAGATATCgttaccatttttaaattttcttgacGTAGCAATCGTTTCTATCTTTGTCAATTTTAGAtagaagaatataatttttggttATTCcgtattgttatttatttacgagtataaaTGGTGGTACgacctataatatttatgtaaaatacatCACCTTACTACTTGTTTTTTGTCATGGAACTTTTAACACAAGTAAATATGCGTTAAAATTCCACACGCAATATCCTGTCCTGCGTGCATAGGCCTTTAACGGTTCCGAAACAATTTAGATTACCTACTATTGTGTTTTCCAATccaaaaagtataatatatttaaacagtATAACACAATAGATAagataaattctttattttaatcaaataagtTATACTAATATGAGCGTTTTACCTTACAATAAAACgcttattaaatacttacctattcgaagcctataaataaatgagagtGGCACTTCCGTTTCCGTTATATTTACGTGTTTCCGGCGTGTTTTTCTGACATTTCCCCCTCTTTTCCCACCGCCACAGGCAGGCCACGCGTTGGGTTGCGCGTGGCTCTTGCCTCATTGCGTCTCGTTTATGAGCCAGGCAGGAATTATTGTATAGGCTTCgaataggtaagtatttaataagcGTTTTATTGTAAGGTAAAACGCTCATATTAAACACTGTACGCTATTCGAagcctataaataaatgagagaTGTGTTTGTTATCGCCTGGCGGTGGAAAAGACCAATGTGATATCATTGTAATTCGATGAGAACACATTAGAAATGCTATTTTCTGTGAAGATAGGCTGTATGTAAAACATAGAGAGGGGAGACATATTACAAGTAAAAGAAATACATTCtccgaaatataatttatttgaaatgtcactttttaattatattttaataaatcaaccTTAGAATTAGggtaagtaattatatatgtatgtactagcACGTATGTACTTAAATTAGAAATCAAATCAACTGATACACATGTGTACTTATGGATATcataatagaaattttaagCCAATTTGCTCAATCATTATACGAGTTAcataagaacaaaataatttgatgttAGGCCGGACTAAATAaagaactaatattatttatattttcattattaatatcagTTTGCGCAATTTCACGACGATAAAATTGGCGAAAAGTTTCTGCTGACCGCCAATTTCCTTGAGCTAGAATTTGATCCAGTGGGAAATTATCAATCCAATTTTTAGAAGCTACTGCCGCTCGGACACTACCAGGAGTAGCTTTTATACCAGCTTCATTAAGTAATGCTTTTATCCAACCTCCGATTACGGTGCGGGAAGCAGGTTTGGGTTCACCTCTTATTGTCAAGAATAGAGCATTGCGTAATCTTTGACTACATTCTTGTCTTCTAGATTGAGACGCATTTAATAACTGTTTTAGCCAGTAAACAGGATCCAATAACTGACAATGCTTATTCGCAATAATTTTCCAGCCCGATTGTCTATAATCACATGAATCAGTTTTTGATCCAAAGCGAGGCCAAAGAGTTACGCAGTCTTCTTCAATGACCATATGTTGGGGTGAGACATCAAGCAGAGTCAAATCATGCACACGCCTTCCAGAACAAAGAAGTAATAACATAGCAGTGAGTTGGGATACTCTGAACAAACCACTATTGTCTTTTTTACTGTGagataaatagtttaataagTGAGATACATCCCATATGGGTGGCTTTCCTAAAACTGGCGTTTTTAAGGAAATTGCTTTCAAAGCGTGTTTTACCAAGATATGAGAACTTAAAGATGACGAGTTCGTACTACTAAGCGTAGCTACTACGGACTTATGCAAAAGTATAGTTTTATAAGAAAGGCCCTCTTTTTGAGATAAATCGATCAAATAACGTGCTAAGTCTGACTCACTAGGGCTACTGTGGTTTACGCAATTTTGCTCTGCCCAATGAATCCATCGAAGCCACGCGTACTTGTAAGTTTTTAGCGTTGATTGTCGCCATCCAGATCTTAGCATACACTTTTGCTCTTTAGTCCAACCACTCAGGCTACTGGCCCACCCCCACATTTCCAAACCTCCAGCGTCATTGATTTGATGTTCGGTGGTGGTATGTTGGTAGTCGCGTCGATTAGGACTTCGCGTAGATTCGAAATTATATGAGGGGGTGCCACCGCTCTTTTCTCCAGGTCCGTGCGCCAGAAAACTTGTTCCCATCGTGGAACTACAAGTAAAAATATGCCCCTGGCTTGGTTCATATGTAGCAATACTCGAGGAACAAGGCATGGGGGTGGGAAAACCCAGGCTATTTGGTAGTCCCATTGTCGACTGAGAGCGTCGTAGTAGATTGCCTGACGGTCCCAAAGATCGATCGATACGTAATCTGGAACGACGTGAGCTATTTGGGATGCAAACAAATCTATTGAGGGCGTTCCCCATTTCTCGAACACCACTCGAGTCGCTTTTGGCAGGAGATGCCACTGAGGGGGGCAGCGTAACCTGGAAAGGTGGTCTGCTTCGGTGTTGTACAACCCCGGTAAGTGGTAGATTCGCAGATGAGCTTGGTAATGATCTAACAACGCGAATATCTGAAATGTTCGATCCAGAAGAGGCATCGATCGAGTTCCTCCTTCGTTCCGTAGGTAGGCTACCACGGTGCGATTGTCGCTTTGGATAAGGAGAGAGGCATTTGCTAGCTGTAATCGATGACCTTGTTGTAGTACTTTCAGTATAGTCAACAGTTCTTTCTGATTGCTGTGCAGAAGTTTTTCTGATATTGTCCAATTTCCGGTCAACTCTTTGTTGTTTAACTTCGCACCCCACGCTATGTCTGAAGCGTCGGTGGTCAGAAAGTGAGTGGGTGCGGGTACTCTCAACAATGACGTCATGTGACTGTTCTCTAGCCACCATGTCAATTCGTTTTTCGCCTTCAAggtgatttgaaaaaatttgGCTTTCTTTGATAACATGGAATTCATCAGGAGTTGTAGGTGTCGATAGTGTAGTCTGCCCCTTGGCACTACGAAGCTGGCAAAATTTAGCATACCTATGAGGCTCTGTAATTGTTTCAGTCTGATTTTCTTGGCCTCCAGTATAGATTTTACCgctgaaataattttgttgactTTTTTGTCTGGTAGGgcttttttgtttcttaagGGATCCCATAAAACTCCTAAGTATTCTATTTGTCGTTGTGGCATGAGGATAGACTTCTCCAAGTTTACCTTCCAACCTAGACGCTGTAAAGTTCTGACGACTGTCAAAGCTTGATCTTTGAGGACCTTTGGATCCCGATGTGCTAAAAGGTAATCGTCTAGGTAAACGATCAGCCTGATGCCTTTTTCTCGAAGGATCTGAGCAATCCAATTTGTTATACTCGCAAATACTTTCGGTGCCGAACTTAACCCAAATGGTAGGCACGTCATTTGTAGTAACTTTCCTTCGTAAAGCAACCTTAGGAAGCAACGATGTCGTTTTGCCACCGGAATATGAAAGTACGCTTGGCtcaagtctatttttattaacaagtcCTCGTTTTGCAAGAATTCTGGCACGCTGTGAACGTTTATTAGTCGAAAATGTTGTGTGTGAACATACTGGTTGAGCCtcttcaaattgaaaattggtCGCGATGAGCCGTCGCTTTTGGGCACGAGAAATAGGGTTGACAAAAAACTTGGACTTTGTACGGCCGCTTCCAGAACTCCCTGATTTATTAGAGTTTGTATCACTTCTGACATTTCCGGAGAAAAGGGGGTTTGCAAGGCAGTGCCTTGTTCTGGAGATATCAAGGGAGGTTTTCGTATGAAAGGAATGAGATATCCCtggattattttttgaatgtaCAACGAAGCATTCAGGTCCTGCCACTCTTGATAAAAATACTGGAGCTGGCCGGCTTGAAAATTCTTGTAGTCAGGACCTTTTATGTTTGTCGCGGGATTTCCCTTTCCATGAGGGCGATGCGGCTCGTTTTGGTGCTCGTCTATCATTTGCTCTTTCAGCACGTCCTGAGCGGCCACGAAATGACTGGGAGGTTTTTAACTTAGCATGGTAATCACGTTCTTGCGTAGAACGGTATTCATAATGTTCGTCTTGCGCTGgcaaatattttctgtaactACCCCCTTGCGCAGGTGGgcgattttttgtataatagcCTTGCGCAGGCTTGTTGCTAGATCCCTGCGCGGGATACCGATAATTATCATGTGAACCTGTTTGCGCAACAGGTTTATTGGGTTTTGGTTTCATCCAGAATGTTTTTCTTACACCGCCATATTTTTCTAAAGCAGAAGTGAAAGTCTGCTCTTCAAATAAATGAGAACAAGATGGTGGGACCTTCTTAAGTGCTGTCTTAACTAAAGGATCTTTaacgtattttaaaattgaatcgCGCCTTTGCTGAATCATGTCGGCTCTGTGCCCACATACTAACTGCATTGCATCTGAGGACACCTTGTGAAAATCACCTTTCAAGAATATATCCTCCATCTTGTTCTTTATATCTGAATAGGTTATCATTTCCGATTCTTGTGACCACTTAAGAAAATCTCTTATGCCACTTTCCAGTGtctctttttgttttaataatgcaTATGTCAGGGTAGCGTAACTTTTCTCAACAAACGAATAACTCTTAGCCGTGtcaaataacttaatttcatCATTTACTTCTAATTCTATGAATCCCGGAGAAAAACTATATTGTTTTTGCACCTCGGAGTAACGCACGTCACTCCAAGATGAATCACCAAAACGTTGAAGACTATTTACTGCGGTGATATATTCAGTAGGGGCCTTCGCGACAGTTGGTTCTTTTAGACTAGTATCTAAACAGATGCTAAAACTTTGGGTATTAACAGCTTTATTATCAGGCTCCACGTTGGGAGACAAAATATTTCTGGCTGGACTGAATAACTCACCACTAACATTagcttcaataaaattatcgtCTACGGCAACATAATTTGGAGTGGATTGAGATTGTTGACAAAAAACTTGATTTCGTAAAACACTTACTTCTTTTGATAGTTTTTTCAGAAGCCTAGTTGATCTTCTGTCTTTTTTATACTTCTTACGACTCCTCCTTTTAGAAGATGTGTCCGAATCGCTGCTCGATGAACTATCGCTGGAACTAGGACTCCGCTTATCATTCTCGCTGTCATCTTTACTATTAGGATTATTCATGTTTAATCTACAAAAGGCAATATTAATCAATAACACACCttgaaattacattaaaaatagtgCAGCATAGcagtaatatcaataaaattgtaaatgttttgaaaatctgcagaaaataaaaatcaaagaacTACCCTCTGTACCagggtaaaaatttaaatgcataACGACTtgcataaaacatatatttttaagtggtATTCAGTCAGAAAATATTCATAGTCTGAAGAAAAAGatttataatctaaattagCTTACCAAAGAtccaataaatatgaaattatacttattctatttatttctcaaacaCGTAACGGTCGCTAAATACCGAAAAtattgttcaaatattttcttaaatttatttctttgacTTAAAAAGAACACGACCGTCTTAGATGGGAAAACAGACGCCAATGAGGCAAGAGCCACGCGCAACCCAACGCGTGGCCTGCCTGTGGCGGTGGGAAAAGAGGGGGAAATGTCAGAAAAACACGCCGGAAACACGTAAATATAACGGAAACGGAAGTGCCactctcatttatttataggctTCGAATAGCGTACagtgtttaatataaatattgtacttgATTTTTGTCGATTCTGTTACACCGTTAACCATATATAGGAAAAACTCCCTTACAactaactagatgttgcccggaacttcgctcccgtgagaattttgagataaaatatagcttggATAATTTACCTTTCTGATggcgaaagaatttttgaaatcgattcggtaaTTTAggaaattacccgcctcaaacataaaactcacaaacgcttacctctttataataatagtataaatatcaTAACTTGATGTATTAAGTTGTAGGTACGGGGCCCTTTTAACAAATTCGGCTCTGTCCCGAACAAAATACTGCCAGGTTTTGAACTATGACTGCGACGAACACTGAACAGAACGATCAAAGTTGGCACTTCAGCATTGGAATACATTTCTTGGAAAGTACATAGACGAGCCTCAAAAAGTTTGAATCAATGTAGCAGGCTGTGACATGCTCGTATCTACTCATGTGGTGTGCTCATGCGATAGCTTCTACTGAGAATAAAATGTCACATTTGttctactagctgcgccctagggcttcgctcccgtgggaatttctggataaaaagtaccctatgtgttattattctttcacgcgaaatctactggacggtttgatataaaatttggtacaccggtagaatataacctggaataacacatagggtacttttaatcccgaaatttccacaggtgcgaagccccggggcgcaccTGGTATAATATAGTCTATAGTACATTATGTCTATATTACATGATGGAAAACAATTCTCAAATTCTGCAAAACTAAATAATCATGCAAAAAGCTGTTCGTTTCTAttggaaaataatttgtaaccCGTGTAAATTTCGAAGAATTCTCATAAAATCCCCATTTATATTTCGAGCGAGCGctttaaagataatttaaagGAAATCCATCAATGGCAAATGGAAATCCAGTAGATTGTTGAAACTTAACGTAAGAATAgttcaaattgaaattcaaaattatttattcaattcggatgatatacatcacttattgacatcaaaaaattacttaaactaagtttaCTGtagacttccaaagcgcaggtgaagaagaagcggcgcaacaaacttcaccgcagcctttctccaaggacgtcaattaacaaatgtagatCTTATGTTGCATTTTAACATTACACGGTCGTATAGCAATTAGTTTTTCTCTTGGCTGAGGGTCATGACCttgtggaatgtaacacattTGCTTCATGtcttccggtttgaagggtgagaaaGGCAGTGCAATTACAGATTACTGTGACAaaagcagtggtggtgtaatggttaagacgcccgcctgtgaatcgaaaggtcccaggttcgaatcctacactcgtgccacatgagtttgtataccaatctgactcacgtatagtagttttcatagaccaccacttgcttccggcgaaggaaaacatcgtgaggaaacctgcacactagttgattattaacttgtgtgtgaaatagagaaggcaatggcaaactactccactaataatgccaagaaagatgttgtgtgtg from Plodia interpunctella isolate USDA-ARS_2022_Savannah chromosome 14, ilPloInte3.2, whole genome shotgun sequence carries:
- the LOC128675344 gene encoding uncharacterized protein LOC128675344, which gives rise to MNNPNSKDDSENDKRSPSSSDSSSSSDSDTSSKRRSRKKYKKDRRSTRLLKKLSKEVSVLRNQVFCQQSQSTPNYVAVDDNFIEANVSGELFSPARNILSPNVEPDNKAVNTQSFSICLDTSLKEPTVAKAPTEYITAVNSLQRFGDSSWSDVRYSEVQKQYSFSPGFIELEVNDEIKLFDTAKSYSFVEKSYATLTYALLKQKETLESGIRDFLKWSQESEMITYSDIKNKMEDIFLKGDFHKVSSDAMQLVCGHRADMIQQRRDSILKYVKDPLVKTALKKVPPSCSHLFEEQTFTSALEKYGGVRKTFWMKPKPNKPVAQTGSHDNYRYPAQGSSNKPAQGYYTKNRPPAQGGSYRKYLPAQDEHYEYRSTQERDYHAKLKTSQSFRGRSGRAERANDRRAPKRAASPSWKGKSRDKHKRS